In Fundidesulfovibrio putealis DSM 16056, a genomic segment contains:
- a CDS encoding homocysteine S-methyltransferase family protein — MADFRKALSDSSIIVFDGAMGTLLQGRGLPPGASPELWGLENPDMVRAVHEDYLRAGARVVTTNTFGGTHFKLPSGTDVRRVSAEMARVARQAAGENNFVAGSVGPTGHFVEPLGTLTMREMVAAFARQIEGLAEGGVDLIIAETHFDLAEAKAVVLAARQVCDLPVAILMTFEPGGSLTGTPSATFADTMQNLGVDLIGVNCGLGPEQMLDVARDFLPRLDVPFFIKPNAGLPRLENGVTIYPMGPDEFAESMRSFLDIGAKCVSGCCGTTPAHIQALARIASGRTWTRPEPSQGRPLVVTSRSRSVCFGVGLPSVCIGERINPTGKKVLTAELQAGQFGEALRFAEEQLQAGAQVLDVNVGAPMVQEDVLLPALVKQLTARFLAPLCLDSTLPNALSEALWTVPGSALVNSISGEPGRMDELGPLCKLHGAPFILLPLAGKKLPVTAAERIASIEALLEKSDALGIPRRLIMVDCLALTVSSKPEAARHCLETIRYCSTVLGLPTTLGLSNISFGLPARELLNATFLAMCLGAGMTAHISNPSTPLPREVGLAAEVLLARDPQAGRFIASCSDWKYGGGSGGVSRQAQEKSVTTLREAVVAGRKEVVLSMVEEALARQEVPAAILGEHLVPGIMDVGVLYERKVYFLPQLLLSAEAMQAGFERLKPLLEAQSGGSVRPKIVLATVEGDIHDIGKNIVGLMLENHGFEVVDLGKDVSAERIVDTAQECGAGLIGLSALMTTTMVRMEDTVKLLKARGMTQKVIVGGAVVTQAYAQAIGADGHAADAVEAVRLAQRLMDA, encoded by the coding sequence GTGGCGGATTTTCGCAAAGCACTTTCCGACAGTTCCATCATAGTTTTCGACGGCGCCATGGGCACGCTTCTGCAAGGCAGGGGCCTCCCCCCCGGCGCATCACCCGAGCTGTGGGGCCTTGAGAATCCGGACATGGTCCGGGCCGTGCACGAGGACTACCTGCGCGCCGGGGCCAGGGTGGTGACCACCAACACCTTCGGCGGCACGCACTTCAAGCTGCCCTCCGGCACGGACGTGCGCCGCGTCAGCGCCGAGATGGCCCGCGTGGCGCGCCAGGCCGCAGGCGAGAACAACTTCGTGGCGGGCAGCGTCGGCCCCACCGGGCACTTCGTGGAGCCGCTGGGCACGCTCACCATGCGCGAGATGGTGGCCGCCTTCGCCCGCCAGATCGAAGGCCTGGCCGAGGGCGGCGTGGACCTGATCATCGCCGAGACCCACTTCGACCTGGCCGAGGCCAAGGCCGTGGTCCTGGCGGCGCGCCAGGTGTGCGACCTGCCCGTGGCCATCCTCATGACCTTCGAGCCGGGCGGCTCGCTCACCGGCACTCCGTCGGCCACCTTCGCCGACACCATGCAGAACCTCGGCGTGGACCTGATCGGCGTGAACTGCGGGCTTGGACCTGAGCAGATGCTGGACGTCGCCAGGGATTTCCTGCCGCGGCTCGACGTCCCCTTCTTCATCAAGCCCAACGCGGGCCTGCCCAGGCTGGAGAACGGCGTCACCATCTACCCCATGGGGCCGGACGAGTTCGCCGAGAGCATGCGTTCTTTCCTGGACATCGGCGCCAAGTGCGTGTCCGGCTGCTGCGGCACCACGCCAGCCCACATCCAGGCCCTGGCCAGGATCGCCTCCGGCAGAACCTGGACCAGGCCCGAGCCCTCCCAGGGACGCCCCCTGGTGGTCACCTCGCGCTCGCGCTCGGTCTGCTTCGGCGTGGGCCTGCCCTCGGTGTGCATCGGCGAGCGCATCAATCCCACCGGCAAGAAGGTGCTGACCGCCGAGCTCCAGGCCGGGCAGTTCGGCGAGGCCCTGCGCTTCGCCGAGGAGCAGCTCCAGGCCGGAGCACAGGTGCTGGACGTGAACGTGGGCGCGCCCATGGTGCAGGAAGACGTGCTGCTTCCGGCCCTGGTCAAGCAGCTCACCGCGCGCTTCCTGGCCCCTTTGTGCCTGGACTCCACGCTTCCCAATGCCCTGTCCGAGGCTTTGTGGACCGTTCCCGGCTCCGCCCTGGTCAACTCCATCAGCGGCGAGCCAGGCCGCATGGACGAACTCGGCCCCCTGTGCAAGCTGCACGGCGCGCCGTTCATCCTGCTGCCCCTGGCGGGCAAGAAGCTGCCCGTGACGGCGGCGGAGCGCATCGCCTCCATTGAGGCCCTGCTGGAAAAGTCCGACGCGCTGGGCATCCCCAGGCGCCTCATCATGGTGGACTGCCTGGCGCTGACGGTATCCTCCAAGCCCGAGGCTGCGCGCCACTGCCTGGAGACCATCCGGTACTGCTCCACGGTGCTGGGCCTGCCTACCACCCTTGGCCTGTCCAACATTTCTTTCGGGCTGCCTGCGCGCGAACTCCTGAACGCCACGTTCCTGGCCATGTGCCTGGGCGCGGGCATGACCGCGCACATATCCAATCCGTCCACGCCGCTGCCGCGCGAGGTTGGGCTGGCCGCCGAGGTGCTGCTGGCGCGCGATCCCCAGGCGGGACGCTTCATCGCCTCCTGCTCCGACTGGAAATACGGAGGGGGCTCGGGCGGCGTGTCGCGCCAGGCTCAGGAGAAGTCCGTGACCACCCTGCGCGAGGCCGTGGTGGCCGGGCGCAAGGAAGTCGTGCTGTCCATGGTCGAGGAGGCCCTTGCGCGCCAGGAGGTTCCCGCCGCGATCCTGGGCGAGCATCTGGTGCCGGGCATCATGGACGTGGGCGTGCTGTACGAACGCAAGGTATACTTCCTGCCGCAGCTGTTGCTCTCGGCCGAGGCCATGCAGGCCGGGTTCGAGCGCCTGAAGCCGCTCCTGGAAGCGCAGTCCGGCGGCTCGGTCCGACCCAAGATCGTGCTGGCCACCGTCGAGGGCGACATCCACGACATCGGCAAGAACATCGTGGGCCTGATGCTGGAAAACCACGGGTTCGAGGTGGTGGACCTGGGCAAGGACGTGTCCGCCGAGCGCATCGTGGATACTGCGCAGGAGTGCGGCGCGGGGCTCATCGGCCTGTCCGCCCTGATGACCACCACCATGGTGCGCATGGAAGACACCGTGAAGCTCCTCAAGGCGCGCGGCATGACCCAGAAGGTCATCGTGGGCGGGGCGGTGGTCACGCAGGCGTACGCCCAGGCCATCGGAGCCGACGGGCACGCCGCCGACGCGGTGGAGGCAGTCCGTCTGGCGCAACGCCTCATGGACGCCTAG
- a CDS encoding sigma-70 family RNA polymerase sigma factor, translated as MSTHEVSTEEKILPAKDDDTGLEETGADETAEQDPDEEAEELEEVLAEAPEFEFTNLPAAKIPSVPASGRDNLNVYLREISKFPLLNPDEEFELARLVRDKGDQKAAFRLVTSHLRLVVKIAMDFQRRWAQNVADLIQEGNVGLMRAVKKYDPEKGIKFSYYAAYWIKAYILKYIMDNWRLVRIGTTQAQRTLFYNLNKERQRLTSLGFDPSVSNISKNLRVSENDVLEMDQRMARNDLSLDITLGDDSTSTRLDYLPALTPGIEELLAKSEIAGLVDKHLQSIMPDLSDKERDLLEQRILSDSPVTLREIGAKYGITRERVRQIETRLLEKIRDHFVKRIGDFSAEWIRKEE; from the coding sequence ATGAGCACCCACGAGGTTTCGACCGAGGAGAAAATCCTCCCTGCCAAGGACGACGACACCGGCCTCGAAGAGACCGGCGCGGACGAAACGGCGGAGCAGGACCCCGACGAAGAAGCTGAAGAATTGGAAGAGGTTCTGGCCGAAGCGCCGGAATTCGAGTTCACCAACCTTCCCGCCGCCAAAATACCGAGCGTGCCCGCCTCCGGGCGCGACAACCTGAATGTCTACCTGCGCGAGATCAGCAAGTTCCCCCTGCTGAACCCCGACGAGGAGTTCGAGTTGGCCCGGCTGGTGCGCGACAAGGGCGACCAGAAGGCCGCCTTCCGGCTGGTCACCTCGCATCTGCGGCTGGTGGTCAAGATCGCCATGGATTTCCAGCGGCGCTGGGCCCAGAACGTGGCCGACCTGATTCAGGAAGGCAACGTGGGCCTCATGCGCGCGGTGAAGAAGTACGACCCCGAGAAGGGGATCAAGTTCTCCTACTACGCCGCCTACTGGATCAAGGCCTACATCCTGAAGTACATCATGGACAACTGGCGTCTGGTGCGCATCGGCACCACCCAGGCCCAGCGCACCCTGTTCTACAACCTGAACAAGGAACGCCAGCGCCTGACGTCTTTGGGCTTCGATCCGTCCGTGTCCAACATTTCCAAGAACCTGCGGGTTTCGGAAAACGACGTCCTGGAAATGGACCAGCGTATGGCGCGAAACGACCTCTCCCTGGACATCACCCTGGGAGACGACTCCACGTCCACGCGCCTGGACTACCTGCCAGCCCTCACCCCGGGCATCGAGGAGCTGCTGGCCAAGAGCGAGATCGCCGGGCTGGTGGACAAGCACCTGCAATCAATCATGCCAGATCTCTCCGACAAGGAGCGCGACCTCCTGGAACAGCGCATCCTGTCGGATTCTCCCGTCACCTTGCGGGAAATCGGGGCGAAATACGGCATTACCCGCGAACGGGTCCGCCAGATCGAAACCCGTCTGCTTGAAAAGATCCGCGACCACTTCGTGAAGCGCATCGGCGACTTCTCGGCCGAGTGGATTCGCAAAGAAGAGTAA